The following nucleotide sequence is from Cicer arietinum cultivar CDC Frontier isolate Library 1 chromosome 2, Cicar.CDCFrontier_v2.0, whole genome shotgun sequence.
TTTTTATAATGTGACATACATTAATGACATGACACTAAAATGATATTTGTGAGTtgaataaaagatattttatatcattattattataattaattttatttatatactaaaatattaaaaaaaaacatttattttattaaaatgttaaaaattaaatgttacagtaaaatatttaaattgtatcaattttataaactttttttaaaattttaaattttttattgaaatatttaaaatgttactttttcaatttttaatattatattaattatacattgaatattaggaataaattttattttatttataaattaaaaacttaaaatttttaaataaattttaaattattgttggataaaataaataaattttaaatattttaagttttaattttaaatattttaatttacaaataaactaaaataaaattatttttaatattttaatgtataattaaaataaatattaaaaatgtaataaatgtaaatattaaaataaataatttttaaattattaaaaaattaaataaaattaattacaacaataatgatataaaaagtattttaacCAACTCACAAACATTATCTTAGTATCATGTTATTAATAAGAGTActacattataaaaaatgatagtaATTAGactaaaaaattagttttaaaaatgagagaactaaatttttttagacaaaatagaaaaatcaaatGTGCATTTAAGAcaacataatattattattctaataatagtgataaaaaattatttatattaatttaataagatTGACATGATAAACtaagaattttttaattacttaatCTTTACCTTTTTTGACTAAATaagttttagaaaaaaatcTTGATctgatttatatataaaaataaaagccCCTACCGGTCGATTAGGCAAGATGTAGTACATCTAACTACCTTCTTTGATATGAGATATGCAGTACAATGTGGTACACACACAAAACACATAGATAGATGAATTCATTTCCGTGACAAGTACTTATGTGTAGTACATGTACATCTCTACACAAGACAAGTACCACTCTGTTTGAGGCTATAAATCTATTGAGAATTAAGATTGCATAATTCAATACATTGATACATGATTCAATTCAGCCCAAAAGATAACGAGGTAGAGAGGTTCTACAGGGTCGTCCTTAGATCACATGAAGCTGCTGTCCTATGTATCTAAGCTATCCAACTCATGTGTTCTCAGGTCGCCCCTGCTTGCAATGCATATTTTACAAATTGATGTCAAAATGAAAGGTAGAAGGTAgaatttgttatttgaattgCGGCAAATTTTACAATGAACCACCTCTATACGTGGTTAATCGTGAATCAGTGGTTAAATATCATTTGAAACCCTAAGGTAATACTTATCCCTAACTTAACTCTAGATTTATATCAAAGTCAATTTTATAGAGCATCAAACCAAATTTACATGTCAAATTAAGACCAACTTTATTAAAGACGTGATTGTGTTAAACCAAAGGATAATTGAAACAAAGCTACCATAAgatatttaattataactaatattgaaagtgaaagaataaaatttagtattttgtattgtatttaaacTCAACATAAATCTAACAATAGTACTACAACAAATTTACATAGACCAACATAAATCTCACAttgaatttttctttataaaaccTTCATTACCAATGTAATAGAGCTTAAAATTGAGTGGTGGTGGGGGGGGGGNNNNNNNNNNNNNNNNNNNNNNNNNNNNNNNNNNNNNNTATAAGTGGGGtgtgggggggggggggggataGGCTTTAGATTGGGTTGAGTATTGCTCACCCCTACTATTAAGCATGATAATAAAAAGGGGAAGTCAATAAATGGAAGAAGGTTATAATATCGGTATTATACTTTCTCAATCACAATACAGTTAGTTGCCTTTCATGCTGGAATCCAGGCATTAATTCAGGACATAATGTCAAGAAGGCATAACTAAGAGAACCAATAAGCCAAGTATTTGTCTGGTGCAGAAAATTTTCATAATGTCAACATAATATTTCTCATACAGCATATTCAACATATTGACAAGAGAAATAGTAATTAAACAGCAAAGGTAAAGATAAACCAGCCTTCTTGTTGGATGGGAACAATTGTACCTATGTGCTCATCATCATTTCCCACTGAAATTTATAAGATTATTTCACATAAATATGAGATGAAACGATAGAAATTGATGAAAATGCAATTTAAATTTCACTTACGTGTTCATCATTAAAGTTATGTTGTCTCCTTTAAGAAGGATCCTCCCTAATCAAAACAATAACATCGTTCAGAATATGCACCAGTAGCAAAGacaaatagaataaaatttgaGAAACCTATCTTTTACCTAATGTCTTTCTGCTCTTCTTCTTCACATTTACTTCTTCAGCGTCATCCAAAACCAAATTCATGTACTCATCAAAACCCTGTTAAAAAACAGAAATAATTCCACAAGATCTTTAACCATCTACTCAAATATCCAAATACATCTTTTTTCTGTCAGTTTGAAATACAAATTTTCTTTCAAGTGGTATTAAAGCTAGGCACAAAGTTACAAACAACTCTAGTTCTGCCTCCATACAATGATCAACGCAAATTCTGGATCATCTAGTCCAGAGATTAACCCTATATTAATCCCTCCCATATCAACAAACAAAACAACTGATCCCAAAAACTAATTCACACACATTCAGAACAGTAGTGTCACATATATCAAAGTCTTAGGAAGTGTCCTTCGAAAGGCTAGAGTCTTTTCATCTTTTGAGGATAGGAACAATAAAAAGTCACGAAAAAATGTATTGTACACTGTCAATGTACACCAATTTTACACGGACAATTAATAAGAACCATTGATTTTGTCATCTCACACACGACTGTAACTATCATCATAAAATAATCACAGATTCAAAACAGCTCATATAGGCGGTCAATTAAATAACTACACAATCAATGACTCGTCGTCAATGTAAAACTGTTTACACTGACTATGCATGTCCATTAAACTCAAAGTATATAGTCTAAAGTTTAGGAGTGAAACTTTACAAGCTAGTACTACTAGTACTATTTTGAATGTTGGCAAACATGAAACCGAACATGAAAATGGTATTGTTACATAGATACTTATTGCACGACACAATACACAATTCATTCATAGGTTTGTTAAAATTGTTAGTACATAGTAATTATTTACAACAAACAACAAAGTTGAAAGACAATTCAAGGCATAAAAATCCTAAGTAAAGGCTTTTTCATTCTTCACAAAATCATTTCAAAGTTagcttatcttaaaaaataaaaattgaaaaataaaactcaCAATGATTCTTCCTTCAATCCTCAAATCCTTTTGCTCAAAGAGCCAAATCTGAATGCGCGCTTTctgcaaaaattaaaatcagaCAAAGAAAACCaagttagataaaaaaaattaaaaaaacggAAATTAGGGATTAGGGAAAGCGTAGAAGGAAGAACTTACACTTTGAAGAAACCTAAAGATCAAGTTAATGGGTTGGGTCATGACCCTCTGAACTTTAGTGCTAGCCATGGCAGCTGAATTGCTTCTGATCGGCGCCGATTCTGGGTTTCCGGTAGCCTGATGTTGGTTTTTAGGGTTTTGGTATTTTTGTTCAAAGGGTTTTGCTTACAATGAATGAATATGGaaattttttagtttggtacccctaaaaattatacatttacCCCACATTTTAGTCAAAACCCtacttttatcttcttttttttttaaagaaaatagacACTaggttattgttattgttatttttatttctcaGAAACTTCTTAAAATTTAATCCAGACaggatttttttattaattcaaagagaattaaaattagaagaaaaacaattaaaaattaggGAACTTTTAATAATAGAAAGGGGTCGGAGGAGTAACTTTTGTTAATGTTTTATAATGGTGAAATTGTCATTGGTCTTTTGGTTAATTAATGGTCTATTGTATTTTAACAAATGAATAGTATTTATTaacaatacattttttaatatatttttttgattggttaaaatttatataaatttcacCAAATCGTGTGAACCTGATATGAATTTGAAGAGACTTgtgaattttaagaaataaaaaatagtatattgaAAGTTGTAAATCAAAAAGTGTGTTTCTTATATTATTCTTTAATACATTGAGGTTTAGTGCAAAATTTATACTTTGATATGGTGGTAGTTGGAGAAATACTTGTTTCTAATGAATTGAATGATATGagtaaattatttatcttttaattttttcatttatgtaTGTGTGTCCAAATTATGTGTCCATATAAAGCCTTGCTCGGTGATAGTTGTTGTAGATATCAACTTTTAAACTActaacaaaagtcaaaatactCAAAGATCACAAGAGTCTTTTGAGTGTACATATTTACTCAAAATCTGAAGACTTTAGGTATATGAGTCTCTTctcttatatattcaatatttattatgtttttagttGATGTGAGACTGAATCGCTCAATTTAAACTCAACAATCTATTTTTCAAGTGTGACTTTCTCACATCCTATATTTGCATTGTTGTTATTACCAATGAGACGTGTCTCCTAACTACATATATAAGACTTTCGATACAAGGATCCACAAGAGATTGAACAACACATCTCAACTTAAAACATTAAGATATTAGATATATGAGTCATCATTCTTATTTATCTAACATTTATCTAATTCTAAATTAATACTGAATTTAATCAGTTACACTTAAACTTAACATATCCAAAATTTGTAAACATGTGTATACTTTCAATATTGAAGTCAATTAttttccatttaaattttaaagtaaattaagCAAAGTCTTCCCGAAGTCAATAGTTTGCTACATGCTAGtatttttcaattcatttttctttatcaaataaaatttaaaaaacgaAACAATAATAAAGATGAGAGAAACCAGTTATGAATGTTTTTCTACATTTTCCTTATAAATGTAGACAATATGCAAGAAGAAACGAGTTATGAATTTGGTTATTATCATCAAccatttctcttttatttttcatatttgataTCATACATCTCTTCTATAATACATAAGAGTAAATGTAGgaaatattttttcaacaaCTACTATTGAAAGAGAGATCTATTGTGTTGTgtaaatcatattaaaaatttcaaaatattttaaaggaaATTTGTTACTCATTCCATTTTGTATCCAATATTATATATTGGTGGAAGTGAATCGAAATTAACatggtatatatttttaaatttctatatgcaatactaataattataatctttattATTATCTCATTCTTTGGCAGCACCCCCACAGCacaatagaaaattttaaaatgcacAATCTGAATGCTAACATAGATGaactagaaaaaaataaaatttattattgattaaaattttactaGTAATggtacactttttttttttttgaacggTTGATTTAGATTTCACAGCTTTAACAACCATTTAGTAAAGTTTTATTATGGATGATCTTGCCCACTAGTTTTGGAAGTGGGATGTTTCATTGACCACTAGACAGACGTTCCAGCTCTATGGTGTTGCCTTAAAAAATAGTTGTGAACGTTATCAAAAATACAATCTCAAGTATTGATAGGTGTGTTGATCACAACATAAATATGTTTGCTACAATGATATTTggataaatgaaaattaattatgtcaacaaaataacttaaattatatgaaaatgaaGATTAACATTGCATTTCTTTTGTGAGGATGAACATCGCACATTcccttcattttattttgtttttatttttttataaaataattaataaagttttatatttattttactaaaagtTTTGTGGGATTATCCAAATCAACTAGCAAAAATTCTAAAAGGTCAATgtagataatggttcatcgTTATAATAgtcacattaattttttttgtcaaaaattctaaaaaatcgaggtagataatattttaaaagttagattatatatatatatatatatatattacaaaattttataatgtagaactgaattatttaattaaattttcaacattttattttaacaaaaaatattgtaattttatttactaTATTATCACTCTTAAATACTAACTTCCTCCGCTGCCGGAAGAAGAGTGTGATTTTGATGAAcatgttttgtttgttttgtaatGGCGGTGCGGCGGCAGAGTGGACGGAAAGATAGCGGGGCGGTGGCAGAAGAGTTGACGGCAAAGGTTTTGATAGTCGAAGCTTTCATTTTGGCGAAGTAAAGAACAATAAAGAGTGCTACGTGGCACTTTTTGCAGTGTCCGATTAATCGAACGGGCACAAGCGGTAAAAAATATCCTGTCTTTCCTGATACTAGAAATAGAATAGTCCAACAAATGGAAAACtgcacttttattttaaaagaggAAATACTATGTTTTTTCTTTACACAAAttcattttgttaaaatatcttttttttaacattttttaattaactttaaaataaatttgataccTATTTTTAAACAGTAATCTATATAATATACTCATAGAGAATACTatataaattattcttattatatatatatatatagattagcattatttgttaataatatatattttaaaaaatacgaaaatttaatttttttttcgacATCTGTTAATGGTACaactttttttacaataaaaaaaatgaaactgttcatttttcaattaaaattttaaataaacatcAAAATTGAAGAGAAATTATTTTTCCTTGGAGTGATAATGGGGTTGTattatctatataatataattactaTTAATAATTCATTAAGTGGATCAAATTGAACACACTTGATTGAAATGAATTGCTTGATTTGCTTCATATTAGTCCTTCAGcctttgactttattttttttatttttgttactttgaattttgaattcCATCAAGAATTTAccaccattttattattaatttttattgttttatagtcTTTTTGAATGGTTTATTGTTCTCAATTAAAAAGGCTCTCATATTTCCAAAATTTCTTTCTATACAATTTTttgaattgctataaatataaaatatagattttatatTACTTATTTTGGTTGAATATCAAcgtgatttaattttatttttatttttaaaaaggttgtgattcaattttttttgaagagaATGTGTGTATTATCTATAAATAATAAGAATTATGTGATGTGCTTCTTTACATTTCATTGAAATAGTTACTAACCTCGTTGTATATTATTTATGTTGTTACTTTGAAGTTTAAATTTGTGATTATAAAAGTTATAGTTTATCTATTCCCTCAACATTTTCTTTTTGCCATAATCAATAttagtatataatttattgCTGATTTTATtgctttatttatattcaacttTTTAGTGGTGTTGAAGATCACATAGATGCAAGTATTTTATTGTACAAGATTGTGTGTGAAAATTTATGGATATGTGAAAGAAAAATGTAAagacataaattttatgcaattttttctttaataattttcattattattgttttattatcCATTAAAAATAGCAACCATAATACTACTTTGTTAATGGATGTTGAACAAGTGTGactcaaatttatttcaatagtTGAACAAGTGTGATACATATACTTAATGTATCGAAACATTTCTATTGTTGTATATTGAAAAAggtaaattaaaacataattgcTGATTATTAAttctaaatgacctaaataaataTCGTTAGTGATGATGAGACAAAAGCAATTGTAGAGCTGACTAtttaaccaaatttttaatattttattttattcaatattatGCTTTTATTACTATATTGTCATTAATGATTGCTAACTTTTCCGTTTCTtttcattttgtaaaaatattgaaattcaaaaccaaaatatattttaggtgtttctataatttaatttttaaaatcaataaatagaaacaattttgaaaaacacttt
It contains:
- the LOC101500173 gene encoding uncharacterized protein; this translates as MASTKVQRVMTQPINLIFRFLQSKARIQIWLFEQKDLRIEGRIIGFDEYMNLVLDDAEEVNVKKKSRKTLGRILLKGDNITLMMNTGK